The following proteins are co-located in the Oncorhynchus gorbuscha isolate QuinsamMale2020 ecotype Even-year linkage group LG22, OgorEven_v1.0, whole genome shotgun sequence genome:
- the LOC124009877 gene encoding uncharacterized protein LOC124009877, with amino-acid sequence MNLTQGNNVTVPRKTTKAALSSTRTYFFAGFSKENIKRCEMDGVVKKRVDDGGFPDVSNDKTTATTASDNCEHERLNNATATNYTDYTKMNFTSLVVYGLRVLFAKAVAFNVLFTVKALVF; translated from the exons ATGAATCTCACCCAGGGGAATAATGTTACTGTCCCACGCAAAACAACCAAGGCAGCTTTATCTTCCACACGTACCTACTTCTTCGCCGGATTCTCCAAAGAGAACATCAAGCGTTGTGAGATGGATGGCGTCGTCAAGAAGCGCGTTGATGATGGTGGTTTTCCAGATGTGTCTAACG ATAAGACCACGGCTACAACTGCTTCTGACAATTGCGAACATGAACGCCTCAACAATGCTACTGCCACCAACTATACCG attaTACCAAGATGAACTTCACATCCTTGGTTGTGTATGGTTTGAGAGTGCTGTTTGCCAAAGCCGTGGCATTTAATGTGCTATTTACTGTCAAGGCCCTGGTGTTCTAG